From the genome of Pseudonocardia sp. EC080619-01:
GCGAGCGGGCCGGTGCGGCGCTCCGGAGCGCGCGGAGCGTCATGACCGGCCTCCTCGACGACCCGGTGGCCCACGCGGCCGCGTTCGACGAGCTCCTCGCCCACGGCCGGCTGCGCCGGGGGTACGGCCCGGACGGCGCCGTCACCCGGCCCGAGGTCGACGACGCCGACCTGCTGCCGGCCTGGACCGCGGCCGAGGCGCTGCTGCGGCTGCTGGAGACCCGCCCGGACCGGATCCGGCGCTGCGCCCACGACGACTGCGTCCTGCACTTCCTCGACACCACCCGCAGCGGCACGCGGCGCTGGTGCTCGATGACGTCGTGCGGCAACCGGACCAAGGCGAACCGCCACTACGCGC
Proteins encoded in this window:
- a CDS encoding CGNR zinc finger domain-containing protein — its product is MADPRPLTGEPLPLDLLNTRWVEHGEERDLLSDPGGVAAWLAGHGFGTPDGERAGAALRSARSVMTGLLDDPVAHAAAFDELLAHGRLRRGYGPDGAVTRPEVDDADLLPAWTAAEALLRLLETRPDRIRRCAHDDCVLHFLDTTRSGTRRWCSMTSCGNRTKANRHYARSRGAT